A window of Microbacterium luteolum contains these coding sequences:
- a CDS encoding PucR family transcriptional regulator has protein sequence MPATLRALLNEPRFDLRPVSGVDDALLSHAVLWAHNSDLPDPTPWLDSGGLLLTDGVQFDEPDPEPAHPYVQRLVDHGVLALGFSTGIVHERIPAELAEAAASRGLPLLEVPRDTPFMGIIRFISDAVADDDRQMLERSLRAQRSVARAALRPDGLAEILRELERNLDCWVALFDASGSRVRVPTQREIPASQAPEIEDAVASMLARGRTAAVRLSVTGSDEVTLQTLGQRGDLRGVLAVGTGTGALDRARADLVDAVIALASIALEQSRTLDDARRRLRSGVLELLMAGITAVAQRTVAHLWGPLPEGPLRVGCIALPDEAEGGAQTLRSALELLAVESGGAVFFAERRDRIVTVTPDEDRSGLLALLTRHDVAAGFSAATTWDRLTEAMAESERALARTTPQEPISEFDDIARAGLLGHLEHTQAHDIARRMLLPLESANDPADLRRTLEVWLEHNGAWDPAAKALGIHRHTLRARVDAAGVLLDVDLDTFAARAELWGALQLTQA, from the coding sequence GTGCCCGCCACCCTCCGCGCCCTGCTCAACGAGCCCCGCTTCGACCTGCGTCCGGTCAGCGGCGTCGACGACGCCCTTCTCTCGCACGCCGTCCTGTGGGCGCACAACTCGGATCTCCCGGATCCCACTCCCTGGCTCGACTCGGGGGGCCTCCTGCTCACGGACGGCGTGCAGTTCGACGAGCCGGACCCCGAACCAGCGCACCCCTACGTGCAGCGCCTGGTCGATCACGGGGTCCTGGCGCTGGGATTCTCCACCGGGATCGTGCATGAGCGCATCCCGGCCGAGCTGGCCGAGGCCGCCGCGTCCCGGGGTCTGCCCCTGCTCGAGGTTCCGCGCGACACCCCCTTCATGGGGATCATCCGCTTCATCTCGGATGCGGTGGCGGACGACGATCGGCAGATGCTGGAGCGCTCGCTGCGCGCACAGCGCTCCGTCGCCCGCGCGGCCCTCCGGCCCGACGGGCTCGCCGAGATCCTGCGAGAGCTGGAGCGCAACCTCGACTGCTGGGTGGCCCTCTTCGATGCGTCAGGCTCCCGGGTGCGGGTGCCGACGCAGCGCGAGATCCCGGCATCCCAGGCACCGGAGATCGAGGATGCCGTGGCGAGCATGCTGGCGCGCGGCCGCACGGCGGCCGTACGGCTCAGCGTCACCGGGTCGGACGAGGTCACGCTGCAGACGCTCGGTCAGCGCGGAGATCTGCGAGGCGTCCTCGCCGTGGGGACGGGCACCGGCGCTCTCGATCGGGCGCGTGCCGACCTCGTCGACGCCGTCATCGCGCTCGCCAGCATCGCCCTCGAGCAGAGCCGCACGCTCGACGACGCGCGGCGACGCCTGCGCTCCGGCGTGCTGGAGCTGCTCATGGCCGGGATCACGGCGGTGGCGCAGCGCACGGTGGCGCACCTGTGGGGTCCTCTTCCCGAAGGCCCTCTTCGCGTCGGCTGCATCGCTCTGCCGGACGAGGCGGAGGGCGGCGCGCAGACCCTGCGCTCCGCGCTGGAGCTCCTCGCGGTCGAGAGCGGCGGAGCCGTGTTCTTCGCGGAGCGCCGCGACCGCATCGTGACCGTCACGCCCGACGAGGACAGATCCGGGCTGCTCGCGCTGTTGACCCGGCACGACGTCGCCGCGGGGTTCTCGGCGGCCACGACCTGGGACCGGCTGACCGAGGCGATGGCGGAGTCCGAGCGGGCGCTGGCCCGGACGACTCCGCAGGAGCCGATCAGCGAGTTCGACGACATCGCCCGCGCCGGACTCCTCGGGCATCTGGAGCACACGCAGGCGCACGATATCGCGAGACGGATGCTGCTGCCGCTCGAGAGCGCCAACGACCCGGCGGACCTGCGCCGGACGCTCGAGGTCTGGCTGGAGCACAACGGCGCGTGGGATCCCGCGGCCAAGGCCCTCGGCATCCACCGGCACACGCTGCGCGCGCGAGTGGATGCCGCCGGCGTGCTGCTCGACGTCGACCTCGACACCTTCGCCGCCCGCGCCGAGCTCTGGGGCGCCCTGCAGCTGACGCAGGCCTGA
- a CDS encoding CoA-acylating methylmalonate-semialdehyde dehydrogenase: protein MTITDTSATSTTDSAVPVIAHWIDGAERPSTSGRTAPVFNPATGAVQAHVALADQAEIDAAIASADAGFRVWSGYSIAKRQSVLFAFREILNARKLELAEIITAEHGKVVSDAMGEILRGQEVVELATGFPHLIKGAFSENASSGIDVYSLKQPLGVVGVISPFNFPVMVPLWFVPIAIAAGNAVVLKPSEKDPSAALWLARVWKEAGLPDGVFTVLQGDKAAVDGLLNSRVVQSISFVGSTPIAQYIYETASKNGKRVQALGGAKNHMLVLPDADLDLVADQAVNAGFGAAGERCMAISVVLAVEPVADDLIAKITERIAALKIGNGAGVDGVEPDMGPLITDVHRDKVSSYVDIAEADGATIVVDGRGFTVDGHEDGFFFGPTLIDGLPTTSRAYTEEIFGPVLSVVRVDSYDEGLALINSGEFGNGTAIFTNDGGAARRFQNEVQVGMIGINVPIPVPVAYHSFGGWKKSLFGDAKAYGVHGFDFFTREKAITSRWIDPATRNDSTHGGINLGFPQNT, encoded by the coding sequence GCCGTGCAGGCGCACGTGGCGCTCGCCGACCAGGCCGAGATCGACGCTGCGATCGCCTCGGCGGATGCCGGCTTCCGCGTGTGGTCGGGGTACTCGATCGCCAAGCGGCAGTCGGTCCTCTTCGCGTTCCGCGAGATCCTGAACGCGCGCAAGCTCGAGCTCGCCGAGATCATCACGGCCGAGCACGGCAAGGTCGTCTCCGACGCGATGGGTGAGATCCTCCGCGGCCAGGAAGTCGTCGAGCTCGCGACAGGATTCCCGCACCTGATCAAGGGCGCATTCAGCGAGAACGCCTCTTCGGGCATTGACGTTTACTCGCTCAAGCAGCCCCTCGGGGTCGTGGGTGTGATCTCGCCCTTCAACTTCCCCGTCATGGTGCCGCTGTGGTTCGTGCCGATCGCGATCGCGGCCGGCAACGCGGTGGTCCTCAAGCCCAGCGAGAAGGATCCGTCCGCCGCGCTGTGGCTCGCGCGGGTGTGGAAGGAAGCGGGGCTCCCCGACGGCGTCTTCACGGTGCTGCAGGGTGACAAGGCCGCGGTCGACGGGCTGCTGAACAGCCGGGTGGTGCAGTCGATCTCGTTCGTCGGCTCCACGCCGATCGCGCAGTACATCTACGAGACGGCGTCGAAGAACGGCAAGCGCGTCCAGGCGCTCGGCGGGGCGAAGAATCACATGCTCGTCCTCCCGGATGCCGATCTCGACCTCGTGGCCGACCAGGCCGTGAACGCCGGATTCGGCGCGGCCGGTGAGCGGTGCATGGCGATCAGCGTGGTGCTGGCCGTCGAGCCCGTCGCCGACGACCTGATCGCGAAGATCACCGAGCGCATCGCCGCGCTGAAGATCGGGAACGGCGCCGGCGTCGACGGCGTGGAGCCCGACATGGGTCCGCTGATCACGGACGTGCACCGCGACAAGGTGTCGTCCTACGTCGACATCGCGGAAGCGGACGGCGCGACCATCGTCGTCGACGGTCGCGGCTTCACGGTCGACGGACACGAGGACGGCTTCTTCTTCGGACCGACCCTGATCGACGGACTGCCGACCACGTCTCGCGCCTACACCGAGGAGATCTTCGGGCCGGTGCTCTCGGTCGTCCGGGTGGACTCCTACGATGAGGGCCTCGCTCTGATCAACTCCGGCGAGTTCGGCAACGGTACGGCGATCTTCACCAACGACGGGGGAGCGGCTCGCCGTTTCCAGAACGAGGTGCAGGTCGGCATGATCGGCATCAACGTCCCGATCCCGGTGCCGGTCGCGTACCACTCGTTCGGTGGTTGGAAGAAGTCGCTGTTCGGCGACGCGAAGGCGTACGGCGTGCACGGATTCGACTTCTTCACCCGCGAGAAGGCCATCACGAGCCGCTGGATCGACCCCGCGACGCGCAACGACTCCACGCACGGCGGCATCAACCTCGGGTTCCCGCAGAACACCTGA